A region of the Neomicrococcus lactis genome:
GAAGCCGTCCAGCGCACCGCAGGAATCCGTTACCACGTACGACGACGCAGCTCACCTCCCAGCCGCAGCGGCCGCTACCAGCGCGGTTTCGCGCGAGACGGATGCGACGGATTCGGCTCCCGTGGAGACCGCGGGCCCGGAACCAATTCGTCCAGAGCCTGTCACGCCCGAGGCTGTGCGCGCCGAGTCCGCGAGCATTGAATCTGCAGCTTCGAAGTCTGAGCGCACGGAGTCTGCTCGCACTGAACCCGCACGCAAGGAGTCTTCACGCGAAGAGTCCATGAAGGAAGAGGACGAGGTTGAAGAGTTCGGCCACGTAGCTTCGGCTGATCGCCACGACGACGAGACCAGCGCCTTCTGGTTTGCTGTGCCGAGCGAGCGCCACGCGGTTGATCCGAACACGGGTCAGCAGCTCTTCGCGCTTGAGCCAGGAAGCTGGATTTTGGCCCTTGAAGATCGTGGCCAGGAATTCGTCGTGCAGCACACGGACGGCAAGATTGGCGTTCTCCGCGACCTCAGGGATGTTGAACGCGGATAACATGCGGAATTTTCAGGGTGAAAGCGAGCTAGGCCTCAAGCGTCGCGCTCGCAAGATCAACCGCGTTCTGGGGGAGACCTACCCCTATGCGGTGGCTGAATTGGATTTTGCTAATCCTTTTGAGCTGCTGGTTGCCACCGTACTTTCGGCGCAAACCACAGACGTGGTGGTCAATGACGTGACGCCAGTGCTGTTCGGCCGCTATCCCACGCCGCAAGCGCTCGCCGAAGCTGACTTGGCAGACGTTCAAGACATCATCAAGCCCACCGGGTTCTTCCGCACTAAAGCTGAGAACATCGTCATGCTCGCGCAGCGGCTGTATGTGGATTTCGATTCGCAAGTCCCGGGCCGTCTCGAAGACCTCGTGACGCTTCCGGGCGTGGGACGCAAGACCGCCAATGTAGTGCTGGGCAACGCTTTCGATACGCCTGGCATCACGGTGGACACGCACTTTGGCCGCTTGGCCCGGCGCTTTGGCTGGACGGAATCGGAAGACCCCGTGGCCGTGGAGCGCGAAGTCGCCGCACTGTTCCCGCGCAAAGAGTGGACCATGCTTTCCCACCACGTGGTGTTTCATGGGCGACGCATGTGTCATGCTCGCAAGCCTGCGTGTGGAGTCTGCCCGGTGGCTTCGTTGTGCCCGAGCTTTGGCGACGGTGAGGTTGACGAAGAGAAGGCCAAGAAGTTGTTGAAGTACGAGTGGGCGCCAGGGCGCGAAGAGCTCTTGCAGCTCATGCGCGAGGGCGCGACTCGACGCGAACTACGA
Encoded here:
- the nth gene encoding endonuclease III, with amino-acid sequence MRNFQGESELGLKRRARKINRVLGETYPYAVAELDFANPFELLVATVLSAQTTDVVVNDVTPVLFGRYPTPQALAEADLADVQDIIKPTGFFRTKAENIVMLAQRLYVDFDSQVPGRLEDLVTLPGVGRKTANVVLGNAFDTPGITVDTHFGRLARRFGWTESEDPVAVEREVAALFPRKEWTMLSHHVVFHGRRMCHARKPACGVCPVASLCPSFGDGEVDEEKAKKLLKYEWAPGREELLQLMREGATRRELRAKGYRLSQ